CTATATAGCTATTTGATTCTGCTTACCTAATGGCTGCAATATGATGTGTTCAGAAGTCCATTGCGTTAAGCTTACACAAATAAACAATGCATCTGATGACAGTGCACCCAATCTTAAACCCCGGCATGACCGTAAACCCAACACTGAACTTCTCCTCTTCTCCGATAACCTTGGCTGGCGTACTTTCCATGTGCTCCTTCCGAAACTGAACACCAGTCTTGACATAAAACATTTCAGCTCTTGGATTCAGAGCACGAGCAACTGCGAGTAGTGCCCATGTATACCTTGCCATCCTCACAAATTTCTGGTAAAATGGCGTCCTTGGATGGCTGCCGCCCTCGACAAATGCTCTGTGATCCAAGTTTCCAAAGAAGGAATCCTCCATGCTCTGGGGCACAGCCACTAGATACTTTGCTCTGCAATATCTCCCGAAACTAGAATCTGGATCAGTCATGAGAGCGTCAAATGGATCTTTGAAGCTCATGATACAGTCAACTGAATCCAGGGGTGTATGGTCATCTCTGTCTGCCATAAGCATCACGCAAGCAAAATAGGCCTCAACAGCATACTTCTTGTCAGCCCTTCTCTCATATGCAACTTGACTGTCGATTGCAAATGTGGATAGGCCGAGGTTCCATCCGGAAACTTTTGTCCAATCAAAGATGAATTTTGCAAAATCATGGATGCACTTCGACGAACGCTCATGTAGATCCATGAACACTTCAGTTGACACCCCCTTCCTGGTTGTGAAGCATCCTTCTCTGCACGATCCATTACGGCCAATCTTCTCCTccagttccatgttcttcctttccAGCTCGTCCAGCTCGGGTCGAAGCCAACCAATTTCAGAGTCTTTCTTGCAGATGTCAGCCTGCAGGTCCATCACCAGGTCCTGATACTCCTGAATCCTGGAGCTTATATGAGAGAGATACCTCGGGCTGCTCCATTCGTTCATATTCAGATACAAATCCTGCAAGTTGGCGGTCTCTTCAAGCTCCGACGCAAAGCTCTCGCCGGCGATCGCGATCTCCCCAGGATCATACGGCACATGGGCTTTCTGAAGATTGACATAGGCCACCTTCAGGCAAGAGATCGCGTCGAGGAGCTTCTCGACGACCTCTTCCTCGCAGCAGGCGGAGGAGCTCTGGGAGAGGCACTCGTCGTTGTTGTCGGAGGACGACGCCTGGTGCGGGTGGACTTTGAGGTGCGCGCCGTCTTCGCTGCtctcggcggtggcggtggcggtgccgTTGGTCTTGAGCTTCTCACCGACGGTCGGCGCGACGCCGACGGAATGCACCTTGCAGATGTCGGAGATGCGCAGCAGCAGGCTGGACGGGGTCCTCCTCACCTTCCTCGCCGTCGGCTCCGTCGGAGTCGGGGGATTCCGCCGCGCAAGGCGAGACATGGCGGCTTCCGACCACGAACCTTCTTTCTTCAGGCTGGTTGAGAGTTGAGACAGGAAGTCAAACAAACATGCACGAATTCCAAAAaaatgaagatcgcggatttcgacaGGATTGAGTTCCGTAATAAATTCTGCCAGATCAATGCAAGATTGCAACAACCTCCGGTtacaagaaacaaaacaaaaaacagggGCGTATGGGTTCTGAGCTCAGACGATTGCAAAGCAGAGGAGAAGATGCAAAACAAGAACTCGATCATGTAACAGCACGGTCGTCGGTGATTAGTACGGTACCTTTGTTCAGCGGCCGGCACCGGAAGCTCCACGAACGGCGGACGTTCTTGCACggacggaagaagaagaagaagcgaaaAGCctgcaggaagaagaagaaggcgcaGCGGCGAGCGAGAGTGAGGTGGTGGGGGCGGCAGAATCTTCGGCGTGAGTGGAGGGCATGGAGGTTATGGGAGACCTCGTGGGCTCCAATGGATTCGAACAGGAAAAAGGGGCggatcgagacgaggagggagggaggggggtggGAACCACTACCACTCCTACAAGGGGTTGGATTTCTTTTGTAATCCCCAGAGGCCAGGGGTTTGATGCGGCCGACCGAAGGAAGCGGGGGGTTGGGTTGGCAAACCCTAGCCTCGCTCCCTGCTTAAGAGTTAAGACCAAGACTGTAACTGCTCGTGTCATTAATTTAGAGATTTAGACTCTGTAACCGCAGATCTGACCTCCGGCCTTCCATTCCAGATCTTACCACGGGCAtggaagggggatgttcagagcggGCGGGCGTCACGTTGCTATTAAACAAAAGTTTCTTTGGTTGGTTGGTGAAATCTCATTTTGGGAGAGGTAGTACAATGTTTGCATACTGTCTCCAGTCCTCACTCATTAATGACACCCTATATAAAAGCGAAATTTTTATTTGCTTCTCTTGAAAGGAGAATGATACCACCACCACAGGACACAGCCATATATTTGAAAATAAATGCCAAACATTGATGTTGCATGTACTCGTATAAGGCTTGCCCCGCGGCAGCGTCTTCAAAATCTTGCGTACAGAGGAATTTTACATTGAGAGAATTCCCTATTAGAAACCAGGAGATAGAGTGATGCCCTTGCTGAGCCCAAAAGATGACCCGTGCCTTATTTGGAGTGCTAACTTTACCTTGTTTGCCCTATATGACACTACGTTTAGCTTAAGATAAATCTTacatgcggactaaaaagaaaccgAGGGAGTACATCGGAacaagtgtgagtgtgtgtgtgtgtgttgcggcTTGAAGATTGTGTGTTGTACTTCTCGTTGCAACACTCTAGCCTTCTTTTGTCATGTTAAAGAAATTACTGTAAATATGTAGTACAAAAATAAGTGAATATGTGTGTGCTTAATAATATTTCACAGCCGCGTGTGTCATTTTGGAATATTCTAGCCTTAAATCATTGTGTTTATCAATGCTAAAAATGGAAAAGAAATAGAAATATGTTCTTTTTCTATAATTGCTTAGACCCCTCTAGGGGAAATAAATTTAAATGGGGCACGGCTATATCGCACACGTGTTGGAGCGTCCGCTATCCGACAACCTCGATTTGAAAAGTGGCCAGCTCCTTCAGAGGATTAGGTGGATTAAGTACCCCCCTAAATTCAGGGGGTGATTAGGGTTTATTTTGGGTGGGGATAGCTCCCCCATGCCTCACCCATCCTTAGCATGTCCGCACACAAAGTCACACATGGTGGGCCTCCACAGGAAATCTTGTCAGCTGAGCGCTCCACGTTGTACTGATTCGCTCGTTGGAGCGACTGAACGCGAATGAGTCTTTTTGTTTTAAATGTCATCACCATAGCCACATGTCTCTAGAGCTAAAGACCGAGGGGAGACAAACTTTCCCTGGAGTTTTAGAAGAAGAAAAAATTAGTAGAACCATGAGTGCCCATGTTTAGGACTTACGTAGGGCATACTCTAGAGGAGCATTGTCCCCTATGGTTTTCGTGCTCTTACTTAGGTTATCTTGCTATACGAAACTTTGCAGACTTTAAAATTACTCCATTGTGTTGTGCATGCCCGCCATCGACACGTGTTGTTGTAGTCGGAGCATAACTTCTCgtcgacccggcaaccactcctctgcATAGTTGCCTCAATTGCGCAAGCATCTATGCCTCCTCCAAACCTCGCCCGGCTCCCCATAGCTAAGAGCCATACCCACCTCCATGCCTATGCGCGAGGCCGAGCTATGTCTAGCCATGACCATTGGATATCCCCTAAGCACATTCATCACCCATCGCCGCGAGGGGCCCCAACACCATATCTATCGCTACGAGGGATTGTGTAGCTTATCAAGGCGAGGGAGGGAGTTGCAACCACTAATTGGGGTGGATTTCTTTTGTAATCCCCAGACGCCAAGGATTTAGTGAGGGGTGCGGTCGACCGTAGGAAGCGGGGGACTTGGGAAACCCTGACCTTGCTCTTTGCTAGTCCCTCTAAAGATTGTAATTGCTCATGCCATTAATTTAGATTCAGGCTATGTAATTGCAAATCTGACTTGTGGCCTTCCATTCCAGATCTTATCACGGGGATAGAAGGGGAATATTCATAGAGCGTGTCACGTTCCAATAAACAAAAGGTTTTTGTGGATGAAAGAACTGTATTACTCAGGAGTAGCAAGGTTA
The Triticum dicoccoides isolate Atlit2015 ecotype Zavitan chromosome 3A, WEW_v2.0, whole genome shotgun sequence genome window above contains:
- the LOC119269428 gene encoding protein GRAVITROPIC IN THE LIGHT 1-like — protein: MSRLARRNPPTPTEPTARKVRRTPSSLLLRISDICKVHSVGVAPTVGEKLKTNGTATATAESSEDGAHLKVHPHQASSSDNNDECLSQSSSACCEEEVVEKLLDAISCLKVAYVNLQKAHVPYDPGEIAIAGESFASELEETANLQDLYLNMNEWSSPRYLSHISSRIQEYQDLVMDLQADICKKDSEIGWLRPELDELERKNMELEEKIGRNGSCREGCFTTRKGVSTEVFMDLHERSSKCIHDFAKFIFDWTKVSGWNLGLSTFAIDSQVAYERRADKKYAVEAYFACVMLMADRDDHTPLDSVDCIMSFKDPFDALMTDPDSSFGRYCRAKYLVAVPQSMEDSFFGNLDHRAFVEGGSHPRTPFYQKFVRMARYTWALLAVARALNPRAEMFYVKTGVQFRKEHMESTPAKVIGEEEKFSVGFTVMPGFKIGCTVIRCIVYLCKLNAMDF